In Micromonospora sp. LH3U1, one genomic interval encodes:
- a CDS encoding diguanylate cyclase, which translates to MTLRGRLTAAFLVVVLGPVLLGALFVASTVAAVDRSRSIERLAVAASTVRTSVDALCQQLRAAADAVALTADPAVAAAQVVSRGLAAAVLITDVDGQVTYVSPGAPSTPWRDCSDSTTGSTSPVRALATEVDLRDRAGTLRGRVTAAQLVDPAFVARLAAVTGVAVTLLDSGATAARVTHTTESREVRDAVLAAASSVDGERVTETSEGRYVRRIGPSDAEPLPLVLSVPSERPPGLHATLVGVVVLAGLLAVLTAWRLARVTTRPLVELAGAVDRVAHGDLTARVPVRSRDELGRLAAAFNRMTRETGSYVAALTSNRDQLRGHLAVLGDTLASTHDLQRILRVILRSAIGATGARAGAVLLVETGGVLVAQCTEGLDGRWPEGDADGSQTLRVPVGVGVVGAVAATGEPQRGRAEPTEAPSGEPRCRTYVAVPFAAPGGGAAATLSGTPGAADEAGAAAALGVLALYDRLGADEFDDDDLVTLRTFASHAAVAVDNVRVHEEAQRLSLTDPLTGLWNYRYLRESIRREVERASRFGRMLSILALDLDRFKDVNDTYGHAAGDTVLAEFARRVRGEIREVDLAFRQGGEEFVLLLPETDARGAAIVAERLGAVVRETPIAVEAYAGPVLVTVSVGIAVFPDNGSTGRAVLEAADDALYAAKAAGRDTYRVAEVHPEVPTREIPVLAGAVSPPDGLPRAGQPVQAIREPGGPARSEPAVGVPESSPAGPAHARPEPADDPTDSATGGARAGPDAARPGSGGGASSGPHPPRQSRGR; encoded by the coding sequence GTGACGCTACGCGGGCGGTTGACAGCAGCCTTCCTCGTGGTGGTGCTCGGGCCGGTCCTGCTCGGCGCGCTCTTCGTCGCCTCCACCGTCGCGGCTGTCGACCGCAGCCGCTCGATCGAGCGCCTGGCGGTGGCGGCGTCCACCGTGCGTACCTCGGTCGACGCGCTCTGCCAGCAGCTGCGCGCTGCCGCCGACGCGGTGGCCCTCACCGCCGATCCGGCCGTCGCCGCCGCTCAAGTGGTCAGCCGGGGCCTGGCCGCCGCGGTGCTGATCACCGACGTGGACGGCCAGGTCACCTACGTCTCGCCCGGCGCGCCGTCGACCCCGTGGCGGGACTGCTCCGACTCGACCACGGGTTCGACCAGCCCGGTCCGCGCGCTGGCCACCGAGGTCGACCTGCGCGACCGCGCCGGCACCCTCCGGGGCAGGGTGACCGCCGCGCAACTTGTCGACCCGGCCTTCGTCGCCCGGCTGGCGGCGGTGACCGGGGTGGCGGTCACCCTGCTCGACAGCGGAGCGACCGCCGCGCGGGTCACCCACACGACCGAGTCCCGCGAGGTACGCGACGCGGTGCTGGCCGCCGCCAGCTCCGTCGATGGTGAGCGGGTCACCGAGACCAGCGAGGGTCGGTACGTGCGGAGGATCGGCCCGTCCGACGCGGAGCCGCTGCCACTGGTGCTCTCCGTGCCCAGCGAGCGTCCGCCGGGGCTGCACGCCACGCTTGTCGGGGTGGTCGTGCTGGCCGGGCTGCTCGCCGTGCTGACCGCCTGGCGGCTGGCTCGGGTGACCACCAGACCGCTGGTCGAGTTGGCTGGCGCGGTCGACCGGGTCGCCCACGGCGACCTGACCGCCCGGGTGCCGGTACGCAGCCGTGACGAGCTGGGCCGGCTGGCCGCCGCGTTCAACCGGATGACCCGGGAGACCGGGTCCTACGTCGCGGCGCTGACCAGCAACCGGGACCAGCTCCGTGGGCACCTCGCGGTGCTCGGTGACACCCTGGCCAGCACACACGACCTGCAACGCATCCTGCGGGTGATCCTGCGCAGCGCCATCGGAGCCACCGGCGCGCGCGCCGGCGCCGTGCTGCTGGTGGAGACCGGCGGGGTGCTCGTCGCTCAGTGCACCGAGGGATTGGACGGGCGCTGGCCGGAGGGGGACGCGGACGGATCGCAGACGCTTCGGGTGCCGGTGGGCGTCGGCGTGGTCGGTGCCGTCGCCGCCACCGGCGAACCGCAGCGGGGCAGGGCCGAGCCGACCGAGGCCCCGTCGGGGGAGCCGCGCTGCCGCACGTACGTCGCGGTCCCGTTCGCCGCCCCCGGCGGCGGCGCCGCGGCCACCCTCAGCGGGACCCCGGGGGCTGCCGACGAGGCCGGTGCCGCCGCGGCGCTCGGCGTGCTGGCCCTCTACGACCGGTTGGGCGCCGACGAGTTCGACGACGACGACCTGGTCACCCTGCGCACCTTCGCCAGCCATGCGGCGGTCGCGGTGGACAACGTCCGGGTGCACGAGGAGGCGCAGCGGCTCTCGCTCACCGACCCGCTCACCGGGCTGTGGAACTACCGCTACCTGCGCGAGTCGATCCGGCGGGAGGTGGAACGGGCCAGCCGCTTCGGGCGGATGCTCAGCATCCTCGCGCTGGACCTCGACCGGTTCAAGGACGTCAACGACACGTACGGGCACGCTGCGGGGGACACGGTGCTCGCCGAGTTCGCCCGGCGGGTGCGCGGCGAGATCCGTGAGGTCGACCTGGCCTTCCGACAGGGCGGTGAGGAGTTCGTTCTGCTGCTGCCGGAGACCGACGCGCGGGGCGCGGCGATCGTGGCCGAGCGACTCGGCGCGGTGGTCCGCGAGACGCCGATCGCCGTCGAGGCGTACGCCGGGCCGGTCCTGGTGACCGTGTCGGTGGGCATCGCCGTCTTTCCGGACAACGGCAGCACCGGGCGGGCGGTGCTGGAGGCCGCCGACGACGCGCTCTACGCGGCCAAGGCGGCCGGCCGCGACACGTACCGGGTCGCCGAGGTGCATCCGGAGGTGCCGACGCGGGAGATACCGGTGCTCGCGGGGGCCGTGAGCCCACCGGATGGGCTGCCGCGCGCCGGCCAGCCCGTGCAGGCCATCCGGGAGCCGGGCGGGCCCGCCCGGTCGGAGCCGGCTGTGGGCGTACCGGAATCATCGCCGGCAGGCCCGGCGCACGCCCGGCCGGAGCCGGCCGACGACCCGACGGACAGCGCGACGGGTGGGGCGCGGGCCGGCCCGGACGCCGCGCGGCCGGGGTCGGGTGGCGGCGCGTCTTCTGGGCCACACCCGCCGCGGCAGAGCCGTGGCCGATAG
- a CDS encoding UTP--glucose-1-phosphate uridylyltransferase has product MSEHSANPSSTVAATGRPLAVKAVIPAAGLATRFLPATKAVPKELLPVVDRPVLQYIVEEAAQAGIGDVLLITGRGKTSMVDHFDRRPDLEARLEEKGDAERLAAVRRPSELAEIYTVRQPEQLGLGHAVGYAESHIGDQPFAVLLGDEFVKPAEPLLPAMLELQARTGGVVLAFFEVDPAETKRYGIASVEPAESELTDIGEVVRVTGMVEKPQPEDAPSNLAVLGRYVLPGTIFDAIRRTKPGSGGEIQLTDAMELLRTEGTPVHAIVYRGTRYDTGMPLGYLQTVVQIAAERDDLGTEFRSWLAEFVKADAAGGSGT; this is encoded by the coding sequence ATGTCGGAGCACTCAGCGAACCCCTCATCGACGGTCGCCGCAACTGGCCGTCCCCTGGCGGTCAAGGCCGTCATCCCGGCCGCCGGACTTGCCACCCGGTTCCTGCCGGCCACCAAGGCGGTGCCCAAGGAGCTGCTGCCGGTGGTGGACCGGCCGGTTCTGCAGTACATCGTCGAGGAGGCCGCCCAGGCCGGCATCGGTGACGTGTTGCTGATCACCGGCCGGGGTAAGACGTCGATGGTGGACCACTTTGACCGCCGGCCCGACCTGGAGGCCAGGCTGGAGGAGAAGGGCGACGCCGAGCGGCTGGCCGCCGTGCGTCGGCCCAGCGAGCTGGCCGAGATCTACACCGTGCGGCAGCCCGAGCAGCTCGGGCTCGGTCACGCCGTCGGGTACGCCGAGTCGCACATCGGCGACCAGCCCTTCGCGGTGCTGCTCGGCGACGAGTTCGTCAAGCCGGCGGAGCCGCTGCTGCCGGCGATGCTGGAGCTGCAGGCCCGCACCGGCGGCGTCGTGCTCGCCTTCTTCGAGGTCGACCCGGCCGAGACCAAGCGGTACGGCATCGCCTCCGTCGAGCCCGCCGAGTCGGAGCTGACCGACATCGGTGAGGTCGTCAGGGTCACCGGGATGGTGGAGAAGCCGCAGCCGGAGGACGCCCCGAGCAACCTCGCGGTGCTCGGCCGCTACGTGCTGCCCGGCACGATCTTCGACGCGATCCGGCGGACGAAGCCGGGCAGCGGCGGTGAGATCCAGCTGACCGACGCGATGGAATTGCTGCGCACCGAGGGCACCCCGGTGCACGCGATCGTCTACCGGGGCACCCGCTACGACACCGGCATGCCTCTGGGCTACCTGCAGACGGTGGTGCAGATCGCCGCCGAGCGCGACGACCTGGGCACCGAGTTCCGGTCCTGGTTGGCCGAGTTCGTCAAGGCCGACGCGGCAGGCGGATCTGGTACATGA
- a CDS encoding molybdopterin molybdotransferase MoeA, whose amino-acid sequence MTATADAEAAANELTPLADYLGSVLRRLRALPPLDLDLTQAHGNVLAEDVVAPHAFPAFDQAAVDGYAARWEDISGGGRGPSYVPAPSGTPGGRTIRLNVVGDLGAASWRPVRLTPGSCFSVAAGAPLPIGADVVVPVEWTDQGMAAVEIFRTPKRGYGVRRAGEELPAGTLLARAGTYVSPALVAVFAATGIGHVVVRPSPRVVIVATGDELVDVGRGSQPGQVVDANSHALTAAAAEVGAQAYRVGICDDDPEGLRGLLEDQTLRADLIITTGGTGTGPGDMVRRILSRREGSRAGPVTFTDVALYPGTALGFGTVGAEEVPVVCLPGDPGAALIGFEVLARPAIQLLAGAEPVFRPSVRAHLLETVSSPGGLREFRPAHVAERRGGGYTVQPLSGGPFTLSGLAEANGLLVLGERVTTAAAGSTVDVLLLDRRR is encoded by the coding sequence ATGACCGCGACGGCCGACGCCGAGGCGGCCGCGAACGAGTTGACGCCGCTCGCCGACTACCTGGGCAGTGTGCTGCGCAGGTTGCGTGCGCTGCCGCCACTCGACCTCGACCTCACGCAGGCGCACGGCAATGTCCTCGCCGAGGACGTCGTCGCGCCGCACGCCTTCCCGGCCTTCGACCAGGCGGCCGTGGACGGCTACGCCGCCCGCTGGGAGGACATTTCGGGAGGGGGCCGGGGCCCGAGCTATGTCCCGGCCCCCTCCGGCACGCCCGGGGGCCGGACCATCCGGCTGAACGTGGTCGGCGATCTCGGCGCGGCGAGCTGGCGGCCGGTCCGGCTCACCCCGGGCTCGTGCTTCTCGGTGGCCGCCGGGGCGCCGCTGCCGATCGGCGCGGACGTGGTGGTCCCGGTGGAGTGGACCGACCAGGGCATGGCCGCCGTGGAGATCTTCCGCACCCCCAAGCGGGGGTACGGGGTACGCCGAGCCGGTGAGGAACTGCCCGCCGGCACTCTGCTCGCACGGGCGGGCACGTACGTCTCCCCGGCCCTGGTCGCGGTCTTCGCCGCCACCGGCATCGGGCACGTGGTGGTCCGGCCCAGCCCACGGGTGGTCATCGTGGCCACCGGCGACGAACTGGTCGACGTGGGTCGGGGCAGCCAGCCCGGGCAGGTGGTGGACGCGAACTCGCACGCGCTGACCGCCGCTGCGGCAGAGGTGGGCGCGCAGGCGTACCGGGTGGGCATCTGCGACGACGACCCGGAGGGGCTGCGCGGGCTGCTGGAGGACCAGACCCTGCGCGCCGACCTGATCATCACCACCGGGGGGACCGGCACCGGCCCCGGAGACATGGTGCGTCGGATCCTGTCCCGGCGGGAGGGCAGCCGGGCCGGGCCGGTCACCTTCACCGACGTGGCGCTCTATCCCGGCACCGCGCTCGGCTTCGGCACGGTCGGCGCCGAGGAGGTGCCGGTGGTCTGCCTGCCCGGCGATCCCGGTGCCGCGCTGATCGGCTTCGAGGTGCTGGCCCGCCCGGCCATCCAACTGCTCGCCGGCGCCGAGCCGGTGTTCCGGCCCAGCGTGCGGGCGCACCTGCTGGAGACCGTGTCGTCCCCGGGCGGGCTGCGCGAGTTTCGGCCCGCGCACGTCGCCGAGCGGCGCGGCGGTGGTTACACCGTCCAGCCGCTGAGTGGGGGGCCGTTCACCCTCTCCGGGCTGGCCGAGGCCAACGGGCTGCTGGTGCTCGGCGAGCGGGTCACCACCGCTGCCGCCGGCTCCACGGTGGACGTCCTACTGCTGGACCGCCGTCGGTGA
- a CDS encoding GNAT family N-acetyltransferase, with product MSLFGPARAPGWPVELADGPVLLRPYRRSDAAAWSEVRRANRAWLAPWESSMPGGWDELNSPAAFRWVHRDQRRSAREGEGMPFAVCLREADRDRLVGHINVGSIVRRALCSGYVGYWVDARVAGQGVIPTALALAVDHAFGPGGLHRVEINIRPENQPSRRVVEKLGFREESYHVRYMHIDGAWRDHIGYAMTSEEIAAEGGLLARWHRIRANAR from the coding sequence GTGAGTCTCTTCGGACCCGCACGGGCACCGGGCTGGCCGGTGGAGTTGGCGGACGGCCCGGTGCTGCTGCGGCCATACCGACGCTCCGACGCTGCGGCGTGGTCGGAGGTGCGCCGGGCCAACCGGGCCTGGTTGGCGCCCTGGGAGTCGTCAATGCCCGGCGGTTGGGACGAACTGAACTCGCCGGCCGCGTTCCGCTGGGTGCACCGTGACCAGCGGCGTTCAGCCCGTGAGGGTGAGGGCATGCCGTTCGCGGTCTGCCTGCGCGAGGCCGACCGGGATCGGCTGGTCGGGCACATCAATGTGGGCAGCATCGTGCGGCGCGCGCTCTGCTCCGGCTACGTCGGCTACTGGGTGGACGCCCGGGTCGCCGGCCAGGGTGTGATCCCAACGGCGCTCGCACTTGCCGTGGACCACGCGTTCGGCCCGGGCGGGCTGCACCGGGTGGAGATCAACATCCGTCCGGAGAACCAGCCGTCCCGGCGGGTGGTCGAGAAGTTGGGCTTCCGCGAGGAGTCGTACCACGTGCGCTACATGCACATCGACGGTGCGTGGCGAGACCACATCGGATACGCGATGACGAGCGAAGAGATCGCCGCCGAGGGTGGACTGCTGGCCCGCTGGCACCGGATACGCGCCAACGCCCGTTGA
- the sepX gene encoding divisome protein SepX/GlpR, whose protein sequence is MRVPTSVLLAVLAAAGLLALAPALVRRYDATERLVAERAQSTARVLQRRRRRRTVPGRQPVHPPRALTITLSEDATTGALAAPVSAPPAARRSGRLRAVPPAPKRSRRRPPPRRQHTPAVYRRRRVLAALLLLNVVELIGVLFVSPGFWIGFSATFLLLAMYVVHLRGQALAGRRRRRARAREAAWLAARQAEVRREQARRAAARREAQRRLAAQREGVRRAAMGLDRSGDLPAAVNGGSVSYRRSGGLRGRPYEAGRGA, encoded by the coding sequence GTGAGGGTGCCGACCTCGGTGCTCCTCGCCGTCCTCGCCGCCGCCGGCCTGCTCGCCCTGGCCCCGGCGCTGGTTCGCCGGTACGACGCCACCGAGCGGCTGGTGGCGGAGCGGGCGCAGTCGACGGCGCGGGTGCTCCAGCGCCGCCGACGGCGCCGCACTGTGCCGGGACGGCAACCCGTCCACCCTCCGCGCGCACTGACCATCACACTCAGTGAAGACGCAACTACGGGAGCGTTGGCCGCGCCGGTCTCCGCACCCCCGGCCGCCCGTCGCTCCGGTCGGCTGCGCGCCGTGCCACCCGCGCCGAAACGGTCCCGCCGCCGCCCGCCGCCCCGCCGACAGCACACCCCTGCCGTATACCGGCGTCGTCGGGTGCTCGCCGCTCTGCTGTTGCTCAACGTCGTCGAGCTGATCGGCGTGCTGTTCGTGAGCCCCGGCTTCTGGATCGGCTTCTCGGCCACCTTCCTGCTCCTGGCCATGTACGTCGTCCACCTGCGTGGCCAGGCACTCGCTGGACGCCGTCGCCGCCGCGCCCGGGCCCGGGAGGCGGCCTGGCTGGCGGCCCGACAGGCCGAGGTGCGCCGGGAGCAGGCTCGCCGGGCTGCGGCCCGCCGGGAGGCGCAGCGCCGCCTGGCCGCCCAACGCGAGGGGGTACGCCGAGCCGCCATGGGCCTGGATCGATCGGGAGACCTGCCGGCGGCGGTCAACGGTGGGTCGGTCTCGTACCGGCGATCCGGCGGACTACGTGGGCGCCCCTACGAGGCCGGCCGAGGCGCCTGA
- a CDS encoding nucleoside deaminase has protein sequence MTPDDEKFLRRAVAIASEAGASGERPFGSLLVAADGTVLIEDHNTVVSDSDITAHPELKLARWAARELASDVAAGTTMYTSCQPCPMCATAIDRSGLGRVVYALSSEQFEDIKPATPPLPPVRYEGPALFDEARQPIDNHY, from the coding sequence ATGACGCCCGACGACGAGAAGTTTCTCCGCCGTGCCGTGGCCATTGCCAGCGAGGCCGGGGCGTCCGGCGAACGGCCGTTCGGCTCGTTGCTCGTCGCTGCGGACGGCACCGTTCTGATCGAGGACCACAACACCGTGGTCTCCGACTCGGACATCACCGCCCACCCGGAACTGAAGCTGGCCCGCTGGGCCGCCCGCGAACTTGCTTCGGACGTGGCCGCCGGCACCACCATGTACACCAGTTGCCAACCCTGCCCGATGTGCGCGACCGCGATCGACCGCTCCGGCCTCGGCCGGGTGGTGTACGCCCTGTCCAGCGAACAGTTCGAGGACATCAAGCCGGCCACCCCACCGCTGCCCCCGGTGCGGTACGAAGGCCCAGCGCTGTTCGACGAGGCACGCCAACCAATCGACAACCACTACTAA
- a CDS encoding TIGR03619 family F420-dependent LLM class oxidoreductase has protein sequence MNVPNFAPGTDPDLLRQWAQTVEGLGFDLLMVSDHIAVTPDVAEQYPAPFYEPFTTLSWLAGLTRRVRLGTTVLIVPYRHPLLTARMAANLNRLSGGRLVLGVGVGWARQEFEALGVPYQRRGALTDQYLHAMRDAWRNTDDYDTEAIPLWVGGNSDAGMRRAVRLGDAWHPLRMTPGWLAEAVGRLKAIADELGRPTPALMPRIALRETPEPVTAPDRLAGVGTIEQIIADLDQIRLLGAETVVLDPFNGDLTEIRQPERAWQTLAAVAAYHRTQEDR, from the coding sequence GTGAACGTACCGAACTTTGCCCCGGGCACCGATCCTGACCTGCTGCGACAGTGGGCACAGACGGTCGAGGGCCTCGGCTTCGACCTGCTGATGGTCTCGGACCACATCGCGGTGACCCCGGACGTGGCCGAGCAGTATCCCGCGCCGTTCTACGAGCCGTTCACCACGCTGTCCTGGCTGGCCGGCCTCACCCGCCGGGTCCGGCTGGGCACCACCGTGCTCATCGTCCCGTACCGGCACCCGTTGCTCACCGCCCGGATGGCGGCGAATCTCAACCGGCTCAGCGGCGGCCGCCTCGTCCTCGGCGTCGGCGTCGGCTGGGCACGGCAGGAGTTCGAGGCGCTCGGCGTGCCATACCAGCGACGCGGCGCGCTCACCGACCAGTACCTGCACGCCATGCGTGACGCCTGGCGCAACACCGACGACTACGACACAGAGGCGATCCCGCTCTGGGTCGGCGGCAACAGCGACGCCGGCATGCGTCGCGCGGTAAGACTCGGAGATGCGTGGCACCCGCTACGGATGACACCCGGATGGCTGGCCGAGGCCGTCGGACGACTCAAGGCCATCGCCGACGAACTGGGTCGCCCCACTCCCGCGTTGATGCCGCGCATCGCGCTCCGGGAGACCCCTGAACCGGTGACCGCCCCGGACCGGCTCGCCGGCGTCGGCACCATCGAGCAGATCATCGCCGACCTCGACCAGATCCGTCTGCTCGGCGCCGAGACAGTGGTGCTCGACCCGTTCAACGGCGACCTGACCGAGATCCGCCAGCCCGAACGCGCCTGGCAGACACTCGCGGCCGTGGCCGCGTATCACCGAACCCAGGAGGACCGATGA
- a CDS encoding Lrp/AsnC family transcriptional regulator, producing the protein MAENLDAVDWSILTELQGNGRLPITELSRRVRLSASATSERVRRLEATGVITGYRAEVDLTKAGFAVLAVVRLKYPGSRHEPLRQLLERRSELLECLRTTGDDCYVLKVAATSMAHLEQVVNELAALGSTTTNVVYSATLPYRGPRPTVSIGDPSTDPVA; encoded by the coding sequence GTGGCAGAGAATCTTGACGCCGTCGATTGGTCCATTCTGACCGAGTTGCAGGGCAACGGCCGCCTGCCGATCACCGAACTCAGCCGGCGGGTCAGACTGAGCGCGTCGGCCACCAGCGAACGGGTGCGACGCCTGGAGGCGACCGGTGTCATCACGGGCTACCGCGCCGAGGTCGACCTGACCAAGGCGGGCTTCGCCGTGCTCGCGGTGGTGCGGCTGAAGTATCCCGGCAGTCGACACGAACCGCTGCGCCAGCTGCTGGAGCGACGGTCGGAACTACTGGAGTGCCTTCGCACCACAGGCGACGACTGTTACGTGTTGAAGGTTGCCGCGACGTCCATGGCACACCTCGAACAGGTCGTCAACGAACTCGCCGCGTTGGGCAGCACCACGACCAACGTCGTCTACAGCGCAACGCTGCCCTATCGCGGCCCGCGCCCGACGGTCTCCATCGGAGACCCGTCCACCGATCCGGTCGCGTGA
- a CDS encoding Gfo/Idh/MocA family protein produces MTSAAQTRFGIVGSGWRGEFFLRLARLLPERFRVTGVVTRTESRGAVVAAEWGVRTFRTTAELLAHERPDFVIVSVPWPVTPDATRELVAAGVPVLAETPPAPDLAGLRSLWADVGGSGLVQVAEQYLLMPGHAARLSLVRAGVLGEPTSVQISSTHLYHAVSLIRGLLGVGYDAAEVSARAFVAPLADPLSPAGWSGDATPQNLSTILATIDFDGRMGLYDFTDNQWWNPLRTRRLVVRGSLGELVDDRVVRLVDPTTPVESSLVRRQTGLDLNLEGLDLKHISFDGDVVYRNPFVGSGMSDDDIAVADIMARAGAWAREEGAAPYPLAEACQDHLFSLAIEESVRTGGPVVTTREAWAR; encoded by the coding sequence ATGACATCGGCGGCCCAGACCCGGTTCGGCATCGTCGGCAGTGGCTGGCGAGGTGAGTTCTTCCTCCGCCTGGCTCGGCTGCTGCCGGAGCGGTTTCGGGTGACCGGGGTGGTGACGCGTACCGAATCGCGTGGTGCCGTGGTGGCGGCCGAGTGGGGCGTGCGGACCTTCCGCACGACGGCGGAGTTGCTGGCCCACGAGCGACCGGACTTCGTCATCGTGTCGGTGCCGTGGCCCGTGACACCCGATGCGACCCGCGAGCTGGTCGCGGCCGGCGTACCGGTGCTCGCCGAGACACCGCCCGCACCTGACCTGGCGGGGTTGCGGTCGCTCTGGGCGGACGTCGGGGGCAGTGGCCTGGTGCAGGTCGCCGAGCAGTACCTGCTGATGCCGGGGCACGCGGCCCGTCTGTCGCTGGTCCGCGCCGGGGTGCTCGGCGAGCCGACCTCGGTCCAGATTTCGTCGACCCACCTCTACCACGCGGTCTCGCTGATCCGTGGCCTGCTCGGCGTCGGGTACGACGCCGCCGAGGTCAGCGCGCGCGCCTTCGTCGCGCCGCTGGCCGATCCGCTGTCTCCGGCCGGTTGGAGTGGCGACGCCACCCCGCAGAACCTCTCCACCATCCTCGCGACCATCGACTTCGACGGGCGGATGGGGCTGTACGACTTCACCGACAACCAGTGGTGGAATCCGCTGCGTACCCGCCGGTTGGTGGTGCGGGGGTCGCTCGGCGAGTTGGTGGACGACCGGGTCGTCCGCCTGGTCGACCCGACCACGCCGGTGGAGTCGTCCCTGGTGCGGCGGCAGACCGGTCTCGACCTGAACCTGGAAGGGCTCGACCTGAAGCACATCAGCTTCGATGGCGACGTCGTCTACCGCAATCCCTTCGTCGGCAGCGGAATGTCCGACGACGACATCGCGGTGGCCGACATCATGGCTCGCGCCGGTGCGTGGGCGCGGGAGGAGGGCGCGGCGCCGTACCCCCTGGCCGAAGCCTGCCAGGACCATCTGTTCAGCCTCGCCATCGAGGAATCGGTACGCACCGGCGGGCCGGTCGTCACCACCAGGGAGGCGTGGGCACGGTAG
- a CDS encoding DUF4352 domain-containing protein — MDPPTDRYPATPQPPFSGAAYAGAGGGSAGAGGGYAGAGGGYRVPGGPGYPLIAPPPVQSQSAKKTVVFVAVTAAVLTLLCCAGGIVAVVIGANRTAPNVSEALPTPDVTRSAGQPPTTAPSSTPPPVDDDTRNMSPGDTLVIDGDDGTVEITVTKFRSATKPCTSRGLKPDEGMYVIADVTVAVTKGTAAANPRFFHWVAADGTKTNAIGGSLSGCGKPIPASNDLAAGTKRTGSVVFDVHDTSGALEYQHQLRTAGSWKP; from the coding sequence GTGGACCCGCCGACCGATCGGTATCCGGCGACACCGCAGCCGCCGTTCTCGGGCGCCGCGTACGCGGGCGCTGGTGGCGGGTCCGCAGGCGCTGGTGGCGGTTACGCGGGCGCTGGCGGCGGATACCGGGTGCCTGGTGGGCCGGGCTATCCGCTCATCGCACCGCCACCGGTGCAGTCGCAGAGCGCCAAGAAGACCGTGGTGTTCGTCGCGGTGACCGCTGCCGTGCTCACCCTGCTCTGCTGCGCGGGCGGCATCGTGGCGGTCGTCATCGGCGCCAACCGGACCGCGCCCAACGTGTCCGAGGCGCTACCCACCCCCGACGTGACCCGTAGCGCCGGGCAGCCACCGACCACCGCTCCCTCGTCGACACCACCGCCGGTCGACGACGACACCCGCAACATGTCGCCCGGAGACACCCTGGTCATCGACGGCGACGACGGCACCGTCGAGATCACCGTGACGAAGTTCCGCAGCGCCACCAAACCCTGCACCTCCCGGGGCCTCAAGCCCGACGAGGGCATGTACGTGATCGCCGACGTGACCGTCGCCGTCACCAAGGGCACCGCTGCGGCGAACCCACGCTTCTTCCACTGGGTCGCCGCCGACGGCACCAAGACCAACGCGATCGGTGGGTCCCTGTCCGGCTGCGGCAAACCGATACCCGCCAGCAATGACCTGGCCGCCGGCACCAAACGCACCGGCAGTGTGGTGTTCGACGTGCACGACACGTCGGGCGCGCTGGAGTACCAGCACCAGCTCAGGACCGCCGGCTCCTGGAAGCCGTGA
- a CDS encoding 4'-phosphopantetheinyl transferase family protein translates to MRDLLPSTVAVAVAGSDDWTGELLPAEQACLSERAVQTRRRDFTAGRACARRALTDLGLPPTAVPSAADRAPVWPAGVVGTITHTTGYCAAAAAHTSDIRSVGMDAEQHREVTPGVRRLVLLPEEEADCARLPSGTSWPLVLFSAKETVYKVWYPVVGSWLDFHDAQLDLDPDAGTFTARIAPARVDAAAADDPPALITGRFVVADGLVRTAAVLPLR, encoded by the coding sequence ATGCGTGACCTGCTGCCGTCGACAGTCGCCGTGGCCGTGGCCGGGTCGGATGACTGGACGGGCGAGCTGCTCCCCGCTGAGCAGGCATGCCTCAGCGAGCGGGCCGTGCAGACCCGTCGGCGGGACTTCACTGCTGGGAGGGCCTGCGCCCGCCGGGCATTGACCGATCTCGGCCTGCCACCGACCGCCGTGCCGTCCGCCGCCGACCGGGCGCCAGTCTGGCCGGCCGGGGTGGTCGGCACCATCACCCACACCACCGGCTACTGCGCCGCCGCGGCGGCGCACACCTCCGACATCAGGTCCGTCGGGATGGATGCCGAGCAGCACCGCGAGGTCACTCCTGGAGTACGCAGACTCGTGCTGCTGCCCGAGGAGGAGGCCGACTGCGCGCGGCTGCCCAGCGGCACGTCCTGGCCACTCGTCTTGTTCAGCGCCAAGGAGACCGTCTACAAGGTCTGGTACCCGGTCGTCGGAAGCTGGCTGGACTTCCACGACGCCCAGCTCGACCTCGATCCGGACGCAGGCACGTTCACGGCCCGGATCGCGCCAGCACGGGTGGACGCCGCCGCCGCCGACGACCCACCGGCATTGATCACCGGCCGCTTCGTGGTCGCCGACGGGCTGGTCCGCACCGCCGCCGTACTTCCACTGCGCTGA